The Stomoxys calcitrans chromosome 3, idStoCalc2.1, whole genome shotgun sequence genome includes a region encoding these proteins:
- the LOC106082288 gene encoding zinc finger protein ush isoform X5: MTVDSRDSKDFNTNNIMDENDHHHMQQEQPSNDDHRSSPAAIVNRLTKETEHKMPAESPNHSDMGDLDDNEPPKQKRPKMELESHLRKTPDCLSMQPTTPSAVHANESSKPDEDDNLASTQMDETNSKDRRSCSPGINSPSISPAKSEDAVNERHSSSSSPSQAMPKLRLNTLLASDPALMPDAKDLKVVHESQSQQRKQRLQQQQQQQERERDIDASSPHRSSSITKLEPLMKPQPTPPLEVAPRMKVFMCLPCGIGFSSPSTLEAHQSFYCSHRHKENVDDDTGASTALNDKASHSPSQASAAIATSSSTGSGGGSESAAKIPKTGKQYACTQCSYSADKKVSLNRHMRMHQTSPAPSSNSNNTGGVATSGSGLMEENSSQQIDRYCSDCDIRFNNVKTYRAHKQHYCSSRRTEGQLTPKLEVSTTPSTPKANSVHSGAMSPQTRTKTPTPAMVAAAAAAAAALQQPSATPFLALPTNPILIIPYSLIRSASLIAGPLQSPSASVVNPETTCFTLDGGHLKPLATALNINALSAASTAANSLVAAAAATVPQLSVVDSTRQTSSNETLLTEKNIRRNVEESSENTPKRKTEGLRETAPLDLSLRRSPIAALLQKQRLNSAASFLDAAAAVEHQQRLDMETLLEAGKENLAIDDAGSITPEQIVCAPSLPNSPSMSPSPRRRAISPRSSGAGSTSSMSPPATIPPGASNSANIFENFHLRSLLPAELLNPLLANKNLELALKLSAAAAAAAVSSSNNNAAVGAQAASTPAELAAAAVAAAAASGRGSLLGLPHPAAANAAAAVQPASAASAAPNQPQIYVKQGVSKCKECNIVFCKYENYLAHKQHYCSARNQDIGEGENKVSSTPPMATAASQAETTPVAYQQLICAACGIKYTSLDNLRAHQNYYCPKGGGAVAAAAAAAAAAAAANAESSQMALPTKEKCTKCKTLHEYGLPCPPPPALAQPAPQHTPTATAASVTAPTSSSTGSSSSTGGHNQNVYKCPLCDAVSLTASESRKHMETHGTVKAFRCTICRYKGNTLRGMRTHIRMHFDKKSTDLNEEHFMACILEDESIEIPSAASLNQEHLVQQQQKHLQQQVAAAAAVAAGLQQQQQQQSQQQQVFNCDICNYSSTYKGNVLRHMKLVHPHIITNSPSISPEAGDLETAETNSLSGSLNGDNGINTFAIKSEPVDHATANAPTTPVVLLNPHDNNNSPIPSIGQHPVHANDLMHHIKSEPMEISIEPPTGPMMSITPTLRSPAIGPPPPLNATPEENVNNQKYCQTCDISFNYMKTYLAHKQFYCKNKMRRPETNDSPSPNAGVLVSAAAVPSPNSLMMQKNKENLQQEAAI; this comes from the exons ATTCCAAAGATTTTAATACAAACAATATAATGGATGAAAATGACCATCATCATATGCAACAAGAGCAGCCTTCAAATGATGACCACCGTTCTTCACCGGCTGCCATCGTAAATCGTTTAACTAAAGAGACTGAACACAAAATGCCAGCAGAATCGCCTAATCACAGTGATATGGGTGATTTGGACGACAATGAGCCCCCAAAGCAAAAGAGACCAAAAATGGAATTGGAAAGCCATCTGAGAAAAACGCCTGATTGCTTGTCAATGCAGCCCACAACACCGAGTGCAGTACATGCAAACGAATCATCAAAGCCAGATGAAGATGATAATTTAGCTTCCACACAAATGGACGAAACAAATTCAAAAGATCGTAGATCTTGTAGTCCTGGCATCAATAGTCCCTCCATAAGTCCAGCTAAATCTGAGGATGCTGTCAATGAGCGCCACTCTTCCTCCTCGTCGCCCTCTCAGGCAATGCCCAAATTAAGATTAAACACATTGTTAGCATCAGATCCTGCCCTAATGCCAGATGCCAAAGATTTAAAAGTGGTGCATGAATCACAAAGCCAGCAAAGAAAGCAACGtttgcaacagcaacagcaacaacaggaACGGGAACGGGATATAGATGCATCTAGTCCTCATAGAAGTTCATCCATTACTAAACTGGAGCCGCTCATGAAACCTCAACCCACACCGCCCTTAGAGGTGGCACCACGCATGAAGGTATTCATGTGTTTGCCCTGTGGCATCGGATTCAGTTCACCATCCACCTTGGAGGCCCATCAATCTTTCTATTGTTCTCATCGCCACAAAGAAAATGTTGATGACGATACAGGGGCTTCTACCGCACTCAACGATAAGGCTTCCCATTCACCTTCCCAGGCCTCAGCAGCGATTGCGACCAGCTCTAGTACAGGATCAGGAGGTGGATCGGAATCCGCAGCTAAGATTCCCAAGACAGGTAAACAATACGCTTGCACTCAATGTTCCTACAGTGCCGACAAGAAGGTCTCTCTCAATCGCCATATGCGTATGCATCAAACATCTCCAGCTCCAAGCTCGAATTCGAATAACACTGGTGGTGTTGCCACCTCCGGCAGTGGGCTCATGGAGGAAAATTCTAGTCAA CAGATCGATCGTTATTGCAGTGATTGTGACATACGGTTTAATAATGTCAAAACCTATAGGGCCCACAAGCAGCACTACTGTAGTTCCCGCCGCACAGAGGG ccAATTGACACCCAAACTTGAAGTTTCAACCACACCGAGCACACCTAAAGCTAACTCAGTGCATTCGGGTGCCATGAGTCCTCAGACTAGAACTAAAACTCCCACACCCGCCATGGTGGCTGCTGCTGCCGCCGCTGCTGCTGCATTACAACAGCCATCAGCTACACCGTTTTTGGCTCTACCCACAAATCCTATACTGATTATTCCCTATTCGTTAATACGTTCCGCCAGTTTGATAGCAGGACCTTT ACAATCTCCTTCGGCATCTGTGGTGAATCCGGAAACCACATGTTTCACATTGGATGGTGGCCATTTAAAACCCTTAGCCACCGCCTTAAATATCAACGCTTTGAGTGCTGCATCTACAGCTGCTAATAGTTTagttgcagcagcagcagctacaGTTCCACAACTGTCTGTAGTTGATTCAACACGCCAAACATCTTCCAATGAAACATTGTTAACTGAAAAGAACATCCGAAGGAATGTGGAAGAATCTTCCGAAAATACACCCAAGCGCAAAACGGAGGGACTAAG AGAAACCGCACCTTTGGATTTATCACTTCGACGTTCCCCCATTGCTGCCTTGCTGCAGAAACAACGTCTAAATTCAGCCGCTTCCTTTCTAGATGCTGCCGCTGCTGTGGAGCATCAGCAACGTCTAGACATGGAAACCCTTCTGGAAGCCGGCAAGGAAAACTTGGCCATTGACGATGCTGGCAGCATAACCCCCGAACAAATTGTGTGTGCCCCCTCGTTGCCAAATAGCCCATCGATGAGTCCATCACCTAGAAGAAGAGCCATTAGTCCCAGGAGCTCAGGTGCCGGAAGCACATCTTCGATGTCACCACCAGCCACCATTCCGCCAGGAGCATCAAATTcggcaaatatttttgaaaatttccatttaagATCTTTACTTCCGGCCGAGTTACTAAATCCCCTTTTGGCCAATAAAAATCTAGAACTAGCTTTAAAATTATCTGCCGCTGCTGCAGCTGCAGCCGTTAGTTCCTCCAATAATAATGCCGCTGTGGGAGCACAAGCAGCATCCACACCCGCCGAACTAGCCGCAGCCGCTGTGGCTGCTGCTGCAGCCTCTGGTCGTGGATCACTTTTAGGTTTACCACATCCAGCAGCCGCCAATGCCGCTGCGGCAGTGCAACCCGCCTCTGCAGCTTCAGCTGCACCAAATCAACCCCAAATTTATGTAAAGCAAGGCGTATCGAAATGCAAAGAATGCAATATAGTATTTTGTAAATATGAAAACTATTTGGCCCACAAACAGCACTATTGCTCGGCGCGAAATCAAGACATAGGCGAAGGTGAAAACAAGGTATCTTCAACACCACCCATGGCCACGGCAGCTTCACAAGCCGAAACGACTCCAGTTGCCTACCAACAGCTAATTTGTGCAGCTTGCGGCATCAAATACACTTCCTTGGACAATCTGAGAGCCCATCAAAACTACTACTGCCCCAAGGGAGGTGGCGCTGTAGCTGCTGCTGCAGCAGCGGCCGCCGCAGCGGCAGCGGCTAATGCAGAGAGTTCCCAAATGGCATTGCCCACAAAGGAGAAATGTACAAAATGTAAAACTCTACATGAATATGGTTTGCCATGTCCACCACCGCCAGCATTAGCACAGCCAGCACCACAGCATACGCCAACGGCCACTGCTGCGTCTGTTACAGCACCCACTTCATCCAGCACTGGCAGCAGTTCCTCTACAGGCGGTCACAATCAAAACGTTTACAAATGCCCCCTTTGTGATGCCGTTAGTTTAACCGCCAGCGAAAGTCGCAAGCACATGGAAACCCATGGCACAGTCAAGGCCTTCAGATGTACCATTTGTCGCTATAAAGGCAACACCTTAAG GGGTATGCGCACCCACATTCGCATGCATTTCGATAAGAAATCCaccgatttaaatgaagaaCATTTTATGGCCTGCATATTGGAGGATGAATCCATTGAAATACCAAGTGCTGCTTCATTAAACCAAGAGCATCTGGTCCAGCAACAACAGAAACATTTACAGCAACAAGTTGCTGCTGCAGCTGCTGTAGCGGCTGGCcttcaacagcaacagcagcaacaatcgCAACAGCAACAGGTGTTCAATTGTGATATTTGTAATTACTCCTCCACCTACAAAGGCAATGTG CTTCGTCATATGAAGTTGGTGCATCCGCACATTATAACCAATTCACCTTCAATATCTCCAGAAGCAGGCGATTTGGAAACTGCAGAAACAAACTCCTTAAGTGGCAGTCTCAATGGTGACAATGGAATTAATAC TTTCGCCATTAAATCAGAGCCTGTAGATCATGCCACCGCTAATGCGCCTACAACTCCTGTAGTATTACTAAATCCACATGATAATAATAACTCTCCGATACCGAGCATTGGTCAACATCCGGTACATGCAAATGATCTAATGCATCACATAAAATCTGAACCCATGGAAATTTCCATAGAGCCACCAACGGGACCCATGATGAGCATAACGCCAACACTTAGATCGCCAGCTATcggaccaccaccaccactcaaTGCCACACCCGAAGAAAATGTCAACAATCAAAAGTATTGTCAAACCTGTGACATTTCCTTTAATTACATGAAGACTTATTTGGCCCACAAACAATTCTACTGTAAGAATAAAATGCGACGACCCGAAACCAATGACAGTCCCAGTCCAAATGCTGGTGTTTTGGTCTCAGCAGCTGCGGTTCCCTCTCCCAACTCACTTATGATGCAAAAGAACAAAGAGAATTTACAACAAGAGGCAGCCATTTGA
- the LOC106082288 gene encoding zinc finger protein ush isoform X2, with protein sequence MMSRRKQLNPKPLNKGDCSDSTEDMTVDSRDSKDFNTNNIMDENDHHHMQQEQPSNDDHRSSPAAIVNRLTKETEHKMPAESPNHSDMGDLDDNEPPKQKRPKMELESHLRKTPDCLSMQPTTPSAVHANESSKPDEDDNLASTQMDETNSKDRRSCSPGINSPSISPAKSEDAVNERHSSSSSPSQAMPKLRLNTLLASDPALMPDAKDLKVVHESQSQQRKQRLQQQQQQQERERDIDASSPHRSSSITKLEPLMKPQPTPPLEVAPRMKVFMCLPCGIGFSSPSTLEAHQSFYCSHRHKENVDDDTGASTALNDKASHSPSQASAAIATSSSTGSGGGSESAAKIPKTGKQYACTQCSYSADKKVSLNRHMRMHQTSPAPSSNSNNTGGVATSGSGLMEENSSQIDRYCSDCDIRFNNVKTYRAHKQHYCSSRRTEGQLTPKLEVSTTPSTPKANSVHSGAMSPQTRTKTPTPAMVAAAAAAAAALQQPSATPFLALPTNPILIIPYSLIRSASLIAGPLQSPSASVVNPETTCFTLDGGHLKPLATALNINALSAASTAANSLVAAAAATVPQLSVVDSTRQTSSNETLLTEKNIRRNVEESSENTPKRKTEGLRETAPLDLSLRRSPIAALLQKQRLNSAASFLDAAAAVEHQQRLDMETLLEAGKENLAIDDAGSITPEQIVCAPSLPNSPSMSPSPRRRAISPRSSGAGSTSSMSPPATIPPGASNSANIFENFHLRSLLPAELLNPLLANKNLELALKLSAAAAAAAVSSSNNNAAVGAQAASTPAELAAAAVAAAAASGRGSLLGLPHPAAANAAAAVQPASAASAAPNQPQIYVKQGVSKCKECNIVFCKYENYLAHKQHYCSARNQDIGEGENKVSSTPPMATAASQAETTPVAYQQLICAACGIKYTSLDNLRAHQNYYCPKGGGAVAAAAAAAAAAAAANAESSQMALPTKEKCTKCKTLHEYGLPCPPPPALAQPAPQHTPTATAASVTAPTSSSTGSSSSTGGHNQNVYKCPLCDAVSLTASESRKHMETHGTVKAFRCTICRYKGNTLRGMRTHIRMHFDKKSTDLNEEHFMACILEDESIEIPSAASLNQEHLVQQQQKHLQQQVAAAAAVAAGLQQQQQQQSQQQQVFNCDICNYSSTYKGNVLRHMKLVHPHIITNSPSISPEAGDLETAETNSLSGSLNGDNGINTFAIKSEPVDHATANAPTTPVVLLNPHDNNNSPIPSIGQHPVHANDLMHHIKSEPMEISIEPPTGPMMSITPTLRSPAIGPPPPLNATPEENVNNQKYCQTCDISFNYMKTYLAHKQFYCKNKMRRPETNDSPSPNAGVLVSAAAVPSPNSLMMQKNKENLQQEAAI encoded by the exons ATTCCAAAGATTTTAATACAAACAATATAATGGATGAAAATGACCATCATCATATGCAACAAGAGCAGCCTTCAAATGATGACCACCGTTCTTCACCGGCTGCCATCGTAAATCGTTTAACTAAAGAGACTGAACACAAAATGCCAGCAGAATCGCCTAATCACAGTGATATGGGTGATTTGGACGACAATGAGCCCCCAAAGCAAAAGAGACCAAAAATGGAATTGGAAAGCCATCTGAGAAAAACGCCTGATTGCTTGTCAATGCAGCCCACAACACCGAGTGCAGTACATGCAAACGAATCATCAAAGCCAGATGAAGATGATAATTTAGCTTCCACACAAATGGACGAAACAAATTCAAAAGATCGTAGATCTTGTAGTCCTGGCATCAATAGTCCCTCCATAAGTCCAGCTAAATCTGAGGATGCTGTCAATGAGCGCCACTCTTCCTCCTCGTCGCCCTCTCAGGCAATGCCCAAATTAAGATTAAACACATTGTTAGCATCAGATCCTGCCCTAATGCCAGATGCCAAAGATTTAAAAGTGGTGCATGAATCACAAAGCCAGCAAAGAAAGCAACGtttgcaacagcaacagcaacaacaggaACGGGAACGGGATATAGATGCATCTAGTCCTCATAGAAGTTCATCCATTACTAAACTGGAGCCGCTCATGAAACCTCAACCCACACCGCCCTTAGAGGTGGCACCACGCATGAAGGTATTCATGTGTTTGCCCTGTGGCATCGGATTCAGTTCACCATCCACCTTGGAGGCCCATCAATCTTTCTATTGTTCTCATCGCCACAAAGAAAATGTTGATGACGATACAGGGGCTTCTACCGCACTCAACGATAAGGCTTCCCATTCACCTTCCCAGGCCTCAGCAGCGATTGCGACCAGCTCTAGTACAGGATCAGGAGGTGGATCGGAATCCGCAGCTAAGATTCCCAAGACAGGTAAACAATACGCTTGCACTCAATGTTCCTACAGTGCCGACAAGAAGGTCTCTCTCAATCGCCATATGCGTATGCATCAAACATCTCCAGCTCCAAGCTCGAATTCGAATAACACTGGTGGTGTTGCCACCTCCGGCAGTGGGCTCATGGAGGAAAATTCTAGTCAA ATCGATCGTTATTGCAGTGATTGTGACATACGGTTTAATAATGTCAAAACCTATAGGGCCCACAAGCAGCACTACTGTAGTTCCCGCCGCACAGAGGG ccAATTGACACCCAAACTTGAAGTTTCAACCACACCGAGCACACCTAAAGCTAACTCAGTGCATTCGGGTGCCATGAGTCCTCAGACTAGAACTAAAACTCCCACACCCGCCATGGTGGCTGCTGCTGCCGCCGCTGCTGCTGCATTACAACAGCCATCAGCTACACCGTTTTTGGCTCTACCCACAAATCCTATACTGATTATTCCCTATTCGTTAATACGTTCCGCCAGTTTGATAGCAGGACCTTT ACAATCTCCTTCGGCATCTGTGGTGAATCCGGAAACCACATGTTTCACATTGGATGGTGGCCATTTAAAACCCTTAGCCACCGCCTTAAATATCAACGCTTTGAGTGCTGCATCTACAGCTGCTAATAGTTTagttgcagcagcagcagctacaGTTCCACAACTGTCTGTAGTTGATTCAACACGCCAAACATCTTCCAATGAAACATTGTTAACTGAAAAGAACATCCGAAGGAATGTGGAAGAATCTTCCGAAAATACACCCAAGCGCAAAACGGAGGGACTAAG AGAAACCGCACCTTTGGATTTATCACTTCGACGTTCCCCCATTGCTGCCTTGCTGCAGAAACAACGTCTAAATTCAGCCGCTTCCTTTCTAGATGCTGCCGCTGCTGTGGAGCATCAGCAACGTCTAGACATGGAAACCCTTCTGGAAGCCGGCAAGGAAAACTTGGCCATTGACGATGCTGGCAGCATAACCCCCGAACAAATTGTGTGTGCCCCCTCGTTGCCAAATAGCCCATCGATGAGTCCATCACCTAGAAGAAGAGCCATTAGTCCCAGGAGCTCAGGTGCCGGAAGCACATCTTCGATGTCACCACCAGCCACCATTCCGCCAGGAGCATCAAATTcggcaaatatttttgaaaatttccatttaagATCTTTACTTCCGGCCGAGTTACTAAATCCCCTTTTGGCCAATAAAAATCTAGAACTAGCTTTAAAATTATCTGCCGCTGCTGCAGCTGCAGCCGTTAGTTCCTCCAATAATAATGCCGCTGTGGGAGCACAAGCAGCATCCACACCCGCCGAACTAGCCGCAGCCGCTGTGGCTGCTGCTGCAGCCTCTGGTCGTGGATCACTTTTAGGTTTACCACATCCAGCAGCCGCCAATGCCGCTGCGGCAGTGCAACCCGCCTCTGCAGCTTCAGCTGCACCAAATCAACCCCAAATTTATGTAAAGCAAGGCGTATCGAAATGCAAAGAATGCAATATAGTATTTTGTAAATATGAAAACTATTTGGCCCACAAACAGCACTATTGCTCGGCGCGAAATCAAGACATAGGCGAAGGTGAAAACAAGGTATCTTCAACACCACCCATGGCCACGGCAGCTTCACAAGCCGAAACGACTCCAGTTGCCTACCAACAGCTAATTTGTGCAGCTTGCGGCATCAAATACACTTCCTTGGACAATCTGAGAGCCCATCAAAACTACTACTGCCCCAAGGGAGGTGGCGCTGTAGCTGCTGCTGCAGCAGCGGCCGCCGCAGCGGCAGCGGCTAATGCAGAGAGTTCCCAAATGGCATTGCCCACAAAGGAGAAATGTACAAAATGTAAAACTCTACATGAATATGGTTTGCCATGTCCACCACCGCCAGCATTAGCACAGCCAGCACCACAGCATACGCCAACGGCCACTGCTGCGTCTGTTACAGCACCCACTTCATCCAGCACTGGCAGCAGTTCCTCTACAGGCGGTCACAATCAAAACGTTTACAAATGCCCCCTTTGTGATGCCGTTAGTTTAACCGCCAGCGAAAGTCGCAAGCACATGGAAACCCATGGCACAGTCAAGGCCTTCAGATGTACCATTTGTCGCTATAAAGGCAACACCTTAAG GGGTATGCGCACCCACATTCGCATGCATTTCGATAAGAAATCCaccgatttaaatgaagaaCATTTTATGGCCTGCATATTGGAGGATGAATCCATTGAAATACCAAGTGCTGCTTCATTAAACCAAGAGCATCTGGTCCAGCAACAACAGAAACATTTACAGCAACAAGTTGCTGCTGCAGCTGCTGTAGCGGCTGGCcttcaacagcaacagcagcaacaatcgCAACAGCAACAGGTGTTCAATTGTGATATTTGTAATTACTCCTCCACCTACAAAGGCAATGTG CTTCGTCATATGAAGTTGGTGCATCCGCACATTATAACCAATTCACCTTCAATATCTCCAGAAGCAGGCGATTTGGAAACTGCAGAAACAAACTCCTTAAGTGGCAGTCTCAATGGTGACAATGGAATTAATAC TTTCGCCATTAAATCAGAGCCTGTAGATCATGCCACCGCTAATGCGCCTACAACTCCTGTAGTATTACTAAATCCACATGATAATAATAACTCTCCGATACCGAGCATTGGTCAACATCCGGTACATGCAAATGATCTAATGCATCACATAAAATCTGAACCCATGGAAATTTCCATAGAGCCACCAACGGGACCCATGATGAGCATAACGCCAACACTTAGATCGCCAGCTATcggaccaccaccaccactcaaTGCCACACCCGAAGAAAATGTCAACAATCAAAAGTATTGTCAAACCTGTGACATTTCCTTTAATTACATGAAGACTTATTTGGCCCACAAACAATTCTACTGTAAGAATAAAATGCGACGACCCGAAACCAATGACAGTCCCAGTCCAAATGCTGGTGTTTTGGTCTCAGCAGCTGCGGTTCCCTCTCCCAACTCACTTATGATGCAAAAGAACAAAGAGAATTTACAACAAGAGGCAGCCATTTGA